In Mesoplodon densirostris isolate mMesDen1 chromosome 2, mMesDen1 primary haplotype, whole genome shotgun sequence, the DNA window atatttgaaagtggctaagaaagtagatcttaagagttctcatcataagaaaaaaattgttactatgtatggtgatgaatgttaactagactcattgtggtgatcatttcccaATACATGCAAATAACAAATCATCATgttttatacctgaaactaatataatgttgcctgtcaattatacctcaaaaaaagaaagaggctgtCTTGATCAACACGGCATTCCTAGCACTTAGATCAGTTCCTGACACATAATTgtctataaatatttgctaaactaAAAAGTCCAAGCAATATTATCTGACAGTAATGATATTCAAAAGTGAACacagagttatttatttttgtagatgaTTTATTATCAGATAAACTAAGAGCTATTTgttctcttaaattttaaaaaaatgtattttttttaaggtgagCTACCTTCATAAATTCCTACCCAAATACTTTTAGGACTTGGCTTAATGAATTTCTTCCCTATACAAGGCTGCCAAAGCTTCAAAGTCAATAATTTTCTCTGTGTTACTAATGAAGGAAAATTCCTACATTAACCACAAACGTCTGAAATTGCAGCATCTCTGTTAGATATGTAACATTTTATATACAAAGTacacataaaagtaaaaatagataaaagttTGCCTACTACCTAAAAATATCACTCCTGTTAAAAACTGAGGAATGAaatcaaacatacacacacaaatcttTGCTAAAAGGTTATCTGCATACTTTGAGTTGAGAAAAGCTTATGCCATAAAAGGCATTAAATGTAATGTGTATTGGGCCTCATTTGTGCTATTTTGTGTATTATTATTCCACTGCATAATAtaattatgaatatttatataaaaacaaaacacatagactTAAGCCCTCTGAGTTATTAAATTCAAGAGTATAAAAATGGATTACTAAGTTAACCTTCCAACTAAttctatttaaagaagaaaacaaacttaaaaagcTAGAAAAGCAATAATCACCAGTTgggaaaaactagaaataaataggACACAAACTTATTCTAGACTTATGAAATGATTTGATTCAAACAgtcaattgattttattttttaggattAAATTCAGGTAAACTCTAAATGGTAGTTCCTTCTCCAAACAAATAACATATTAATAATACTAGCTAGGATGATATTTGTTAGAGTAATTAAAAGACACAAAGGGAGAGATTTAAGGAGTGAATTATTAAGTCTTTTAGACAGAAGCATTATTGGAAATAATGCTAGTAAAATTGTTGTGTGTTGATattcaaacacacagaaaaatctCAGAGTAAGGAGCCTCTCAAAGAGGGTATAAATAGCCTGATATATCAAAAAACAATTCTCAAACAAAtcacacatacaaaaaatatttaatagaaatctaaaaatttaatataattttacacaatacacacagagaaaataaCCAATTATGGTAGCTTTGATTTGGAAGGGATCTTACATGTTATCTACTGATAATCTATATCCctcaataaaagacaaagaaagtgaAACTCAGAAAAATTAGGTGTGTCTCCAATCATCAAAGAAAATGTTGTATCAGTGTCAAGACCAGAACCTAGGTCTTATGGCTTTGGTCCAGTGGTCTTTCTATTAAATCAATATGCATTTATCATAGAGAATTACGAAAGGAATAGGTGTTTATCAAAGTGCTTCATGTTAGAATTTACGGTGCTCTGTCCTTTTCCCTGCGTGTAAACCCACTCAGATCAGGTGTTCCTCCTCTAGCTCAATATTAATCTCTTTAACTAGTTTCTTGAAtccaccactccccacctctCAAGAATCTTGTTCCATCAGTAATTACCTTTACTCCTCTACGTTCAGACTTTCTCTAGGACAGTTCACAgggcagctggcttccctcagAACAAGGAAGTCAGAGAGAGTGCCTGACAGAAAccatagtcttttttttccccaaagtatagttgtttactctctctctctctctctctctctctctctctctctatatatatatatatatatatatatattcattttcagattcttttccattataggttattacacaatattaaatatagtgtcctgtgctatacagtaggtcctgttgtttattttatatatagtagtgtatatctgttaatcccaaattccaaatttgtccctcccctctttcccctttggtaaccataagtttgttttctatgtctgtgagtctatttgtttagtaaataagttcatttgtatcattttattagattccacatatcagtgatatcatacgatatttgtctatctctatctgacttacttcacttaataggATAATCtgcaggtccatccatattgctgcaaatggcattatttcattcttttttcattcttttttatggctgagtaatattccattatgtgtgtgtgtgtgtgtgtgtgtgtgtgtgtgtgtgtgtgtatacacacacacacacacatatacattttctttatccattcatctgtcaatgaacatttaagttgcttccatgtcttgggtactgtaaatagtgctgttatgaacactggggtgcattatCTTtcagaattagagttttctctggatatatacccaggagtgcgattgctgtatcatatggcaactctacttttagttttttaaggaacctccataatgttctccatagtggttgcaccaatttacattcccactaacagtgtaggagggttctcatttctccacaacctctctagcatttattatttgtaggctttttgatgatggctattttgaccagtgtgaggtggtacctcattgtagttttgacttgcatttctctaataattagcgatgttgagcatcttttcatgtgtctattggccatctgtatgtcttctttggagaaatgtctatttaggtcttctgcccattttttgattgggttgtttgttttttggatattgagctgtatgagctgtttgtatattttggaaatgaagcccttgttggtcgcaatgtttgcagatattttctcccattttgtaagttgtcttttcgttttgtttatggtctcctttgctgtgcaaaagcttgtaagttgaattaggtcccatgtgcttatttttgcttttgtttccgtTACTCTATGGGAtggatcaaaaaaaaagaatgctgagatttatgtcaaagagtgtcctgcctatgttttcctctaggagttttatagtatccagcctcacatttaggtctttaatccattttgagtttattgttgtatatggtattagagaatgttctaatttcattcttttatacatagctgtccagtttccccagcactgcttactgaggaggctgtcttttctccattgtatattcttgcctcctttgtggtagattaattgaccataagcgtgtaggtttatttctgggctttctatcctgtcccattgatctatgtagctgtttttgtgccactaccatactgttttgattactgtagctttgtagcatagtctgaagtcaggaagaccCgtattctgaaaactgtaagacgctgatggaagaaatcaaagatgacacaaacagaaggaatgatatactgtgttcttggattggaagaattgatattgttaaaatgactatactatccaaggcaatctacagattcagtgcaatccttatcaaattaccaatggcatttttcacagaactagaacaaaaaaatttcaaatttgtatggaaacacaaaagaccccaaatagccatagTCTTTTATAATCTAATCTTAGAAGTAACATCCCATCATTTTtgccaaattttatttattgaaagcAAGTCACTAATTCCAGACCACACTCCAGGTAATGGAATTACACAAGAGTGTGACCATCAGAAGGCTGGATTATAAGAAGCCATCTTAGAGGCTGCCTACCACAGCttctaaagaagaaaagcaaaaagggaGACTTGTTAACCAGATACCAGGACTTCTTATGAAGCTACCAATTAGGAaaatgtggtattggcacaaggATAAATATATTGACTAATGGAATataaagagagcccagaaacaaatcaATGCATAGAGGGAGCTTTGGAAAATGACAGAGATGATATGTCAGACAATAAGGAAAGGAGGGAATATTCTGTAAATGGAGGTGGAGAAAAATGGTTATCCAAATGAAAATAGGGTTCCTAGCCTTCCTCTCATACCATTAAAAAAAGCAAACGTTAAAACTCTTAGGAAAATATAGGTGAACTTCTTAGACCTTTAGACAGGAAATAGTTCTTAAATTAGATACAAAGATATTGATgattaaaaatggataaataggATTATATTCAAATTAAGAACTGTATTCATCAAAAGATACCTGAAAGACAGATTTTAAAGCTCACAACCAAAAGGATTattatcaagaatatataaagaactcctagaaGTCAATGAGAAAACTATAAGCAATCCAGTaggcaaaggatatgaaaatacatttctcaagagaggaaatattaaatatataaataaatgttcaatatcagagaactgcaaattaagaccacaatgagataagcCATTCAactgacaaaaatttaaaagtctgagAATACCAAATATAAGAGACCACACAGCTTCCAAAGATCTTGTTTACATTGCAGGGGAAAGTAAATTGaggcaaccactttggaaaacagtttgaaattACCCCCTGAAGTTGAACATTAGCAACACTCCATCATCAAGAGAGTAGGAATGAAAACTGTGGTACAATCACACGATGGAATGCTATATGGCAGCCCCCCACCTCCAAAATACACTATAGATCAATGTTAGCAGTATGACATTAAGTACATAAAGTGAGCCTCAAACGATTACATGccttttataaagttaaaaggaTCTAAAATGAAACAATTCCCAATGaacatgaaaaatacagtaatgCTTTACAGTAAATGATACTTGTTAAATACTCATATTTAACTTATTCCTCAAATAACCAAGAGTAAAGCAATGATCCCTGTACCccaaattccttttaaaatatattactaccTCTACAAATGCTTTGAGAGGAAAGGAACAAAACCTCCAAATTTTTACAGTCATCGAACAGCAGATTATCTGAAAATGTTAACAATATGTGGCAGACACATTGTGAGAGGGAAAAATCAAGATTGTTTTTAACCACATTCCTTGTTTCAAAACTTTCCAATGTCTGTCTCTACAGAATCTCTGTAATTAATTAAAACCAACTTGTTGAAGCATCTGTGATATATCAATATTAGACAGaatattaagatattttattttcaaaggaaaagtgTAAATGACAAACGCTCTGTTTGTATCTGTATGTAAGTGTACATTGCTGTGACCTGGAGTTAACTAAAGAAGTGGAagataaaattttacaaaatgtatacaaatactatatatatattactacCTCTAATTTAATGATTCCTAGCGCTATATTCAGGAAAGGGACTAGCCTGTTAAACAAAGATCAAAATCACCTGCCCACCTGTTATGGCTGAGGGAAGCACTGACGGGTGTAGGTACCACAGTCTGTAACCCTTCTCCTTCTATCTCAGTACCAAGAAGGCAGATGAGCTGGAGATCTGGTAATCCCACACAGTTTACTTCATGCCAACTTTTACCTGAAAGTGCATCATTGAATGGACAATAatgtttatcaaaaataaaagataaaagctcCAAACACCTACCTAATACTCAGCTGAGCAAACATCACTTATAAAGCTATGTCTCCTTATCATTCTAGTATTTTCTGTTACCCAGTAATTCCCAATGTAAAGGAATAAAGAAATCACAACAGTGACAAAATTAATAGCAAATGCATAAACGCTATATGCCAACCCAACTCCTCATCCCCCCACCACCGCCCTaataacaaaacaataataaaacaaatacttaCTCTCCATGAGGTCCAGGTAAACCAAGAATGCTATATAAACTTGGGTGGCATCTCCTATATCTAATTCCATCATTTCTAAATACTGAAAATCAAAATGTAATTGTCAAATAGAGAAGGAAGAAtctcttaatattttctttcaatcaacaACTATTCATTAAATAGATAATATATAAGACTCTCTTATAGGTAGAGTGGGAGTTACATGGCAATTAAGCCCTGATCCCTATCTCTAAAAAACTTATGGATTGTTAGGGTAAACACACGCACACCTGCAATTgtaggtaaataaaaatacatgacaGTAAGTGACTAAAAACCAAGTGAGTGGAATAAAAAAACATGACACAACAGGTCAAAGGAGCTCCACTCAGGTGGCTTGGTTGGTGAATGTGTCCTGGCAGAGGTGGGATGCAAATTGGACCCTGAAGGACTTGTCGTGTATGATTTGAATAAATAGAGAAGGTAGAGTAACAGTGTGAGTAATCACACAAAGGTGGGAATAAGCAACACATATTCAAGGGCCTATAAAGAAACCTATCTGCCAGGAGTAGAGAcattttttaatagaactttTGTTGGCACATGTTAGTGGGAGCCTCTATTTCCCTGGTCTCTAATTTGCCTGTGGAGAAAGTCTGCAAGAACACCACTCctggcctctctccccacccctgctcaCTCAAGAGTAGGGAGTTATTTAATTGTTGGTTTTTAAAGGACCAAGCAAGCTGCTGCTGCTTTCAGACTTGTTGGTCAGCACTGAGCAAACATTCTTCAGGGGCCTGACCCTGCAAGAGAAGCCTGAGGTATTCGAGTTATGTCAGTGACTAGGTGGGGAAGCAGGGACAATGCAGAAGTGAGGCGTCAGCAGACCTGCCTGGGTGCAGATCTGAAGTCACACTTCCCCATCGGTGTCCTCCTAAGTGTGCACAGGTACAGGAAAAGAGGGGTGTTATTAACTGTCCTCCTCAAACCTTAAACGTGTTTGAAAATGACACTAAAAAGGCAACTGGGGACCAGGTGGCAAGGTCTTGATGGCCAAGCTAATAGTTTGAATTTTACCCataaggaaattctctaagcatGGGAATAATATAATCAAAATGGTGTTTGAGGATGATAAATCTGATACTGCGTTACTGGATCGACCTAAGTAATTTTCAAACTGAATAATACAAATGCAGAAGTGAAAAATCAAACAACCAATATAAATAGTAACATGAAATCTagaagaagtttttaaaatttgttactgTTGTTCCACTTATTAAACACTTAGGTAATGTTTACTATATGTCAAGTGCTTTACCAATATTAACTGATTTAATCCTGTAACAACCCTATAAGGTTAGTactattcttatccccattttacagatgagaaaactgaggaacaATGAGATAAAACAActtgcaccaaaaaaaaaaaaaaaaaaaaaaatcacaaagctggtgacagaaccaggattcaaacccaggcagtctaacTTTGAGTTCATGCTCCTAACCACCATGATCCCTCTCCATGTTTTGGTTCTTTTATGGCACTGAATAACACCTCCATgctagtgtttgtttttctcacctTGAGGGGAAATAAGGGGATCAGAGCAGGAGGATAAAATCAAgcgaaagaagatgaaaagatctTCAAATTGTTCCTTTTCTGGACTGTTTTTAGATTATTATCTATGAACTATTGCTCTCCAGCAGAAGACTGTAATTCTACTAAAGTTACTAGACCAAAGTATCTAGTCCCTGATATTCCTACAAAAACCCTTATATCCATTCACTATCCGTTCATTGTTTGGGCCATGACTGGTACAGGGCAGCAATTTGCCAAGCAGAGGCAAATGAGGATTGTGCCTAAACCTTAATCACTGTAGACTACTACATCTTATCCATGGCCCACAAACTGTTTTGCTTGGTTactgtgagtattaaatgagaccATCCCCGGAACGAGCCCTAAGACAGCAAAATTCAGATTAGTGGAGTGGTTACTATCTGGCCTTGAGGGGCGGTGTATTCAATGTTGTTCCCTCCAGCTAAGAATGGtctgagggagggggaagggggcggTGTCAGAACAAGAGTTCAACtcgtttaaacaaacaaaaataaggtTGCCTGCAGCGGGCAATGAGCATAAAGGATCCCCTTCGGTGAGGTTCGCGCGTAAACGGCGATCCCATGCGGCTGGGAGTCAAGGGCCCAAAGGGGAGCACGGCCCGTGGGTTCCGCCTGGGGTAGAGGCCTGGACCGGCGCCCTGCTCCTCTCGCGCCTCCTGACCTTAGGGTGCGTGCCCATCCAGGCGTCCTCGGGGGCCCATGAGGGGGCGCCGCCGCCGCGGTCGCCGCTCGAGCGCACATCGCTGCAGCCCGCGGTCGGCTGGGACTCGCCGCTCTCCTCCATGCCCTGCTGTGAGGTGCGCCCGTGGTGCACCGCGCTGCGCTCTCCGCGCCCGGCCAGAAGCAGAGACGCGCGCGTTTGGGTTCCGCTTCCCAGTCGTCCCATGCGCTGGCGCGGGAGAGCTCAGATGCTGGGAGGACAGTTCTGTCAGCCTCATCTTCAGACAAACATAACTAGAACCTACGCAAACGCACTCCCCTTTCGGTCTGCGCTTATTCAGATCTGGGCAGATGCTAGCGAAAAGAAGGTTCAAGAATACCCCGAGTCCAGAAGCCCTTAATTCTCCTTATGTCAGCGCTGTTTGCAGCTCTGCTGAGAAAGTGGGAGAGACTTAAGGCTTCTTTGCCGTGACATGTAAGCTTAAAGTGTAGAAGTGGATGAGATCTCCAGAGAAGAAAgtggaaaggagaaaaaccagaCTGCCAAGGACCGTATTTTTAGGGTGGACCGACCTTTCAGGATTAGAGGAGCAAGAGTAAACTCGAGTTGTTGAAAGTAAACACGAGCGGTCAGAAAAGTAGGATGCAAACCAGCATAGCATAAGTATGTGACGTGGAAGTCAAGGCCAAGGAGTTTCAATCAGGCAGAGTAGGACATTTTAAGCATTTACCTAAATCCCTAAAGTGAAATGGGGGGATGCTAGAAGTTGCTCTTACGCTTTCACAGTATCCCTCTTCTTGAAGTGTTGAGAATAGACCTTAGGGGTCAAGGGTGGAAGCAGGGACTGTTTAGGAGGTATTGCATTAACCAAGGCAAGAAGTGACTCTCAAGAGTCAAAGTACCAGGCAGGGATAGAACTTCTGCTTCCAAATATGACAGACTAAGACCCTACTGGACTATCCCCCAGCAGAAAACATAATACAAAAAGCTACTGCCAGAATGCCCTGGAATGCGAACAGAAGCATGActctggtggggagggcaagCTTGCTTGGAGAAGGGCAGATGAGGAACCATAAACGAAAGTTGCCCTTTCCTTGGAGTTTAGCTTGGAGCTAAGCGCAGTCCAGGAGGCAGGCTCTTTGGCAGCAGGGGTGCATGTGGGAAAActcccagtttttcttttctggagaACCAAAAAAGTGAAGCCAGGAAACTTTGAATGCTGAAGAAATTGAGAAATCCCAAAAGGGCAGGAACCAGAGAGAGGATCCCCTAACTCTGCTCACATGTCTGACAGATCCTGAACCACCTGAAACAGAATTACAGCAGTtctgttaaaaacaaaagatcTGAACTGAGACTAGGGTTATCCTCAAAGAAACAGAGTTTACAGTTCAAATTTAGCCGAGAAAATCACCTGCTAATGCAAAGGAAATAACACTCATCATAGAAAAGTAATAGAATCCAGAACCTCCACAACTTATTATTCATAAAGTCCAAGATATGATTCAAAACTACTGACAAATGAAAATCAAGAAAGTGGATCACATTTTGTAGAATCTGACCCTGAGATGAATCAGATGTTGAAACTGACAGATAAAGATTTTAAAGTAACTATTATAACTATCCTCaatgaagtaaaacaaaacatattttcaGTGAATGAAACTCtcaggagacaaaaaaaaaaatctcatcagagaaaaagaaaaaagaatcacatgGAAGTTCTGGACCTAAAAATTAaagtttcagaaataaaaaaaatttcactggTTGGATTTAACAGCCAAATggaaattacaaggaaaaaattaaatgaaattgaaGGTAGAACAGTCATCCAAGAAATCATCCAAGGTGAACaaggagaaaaatgattttttaaaaataaacagaacctcaGAGACCTGCCACATGATACCAGTCAATCCAACATACATGTAAATgaaataccagaaagagaaaagaaacagaatgggatggaaaaaaatggaagaaatttaaaattccccaaatttgatgaaagaaatttgcAGGTACAAAATGCTAAATGAATACCAAGTAAAATAAACACAATGAAGTCCATGCTGAAGTCAAACTGTTTAAAACCAGATAAAAAGCttgaatgcatttttttaaatgcattacaTATAAGAAGAAGTGCATGAAGATTCATAAATTGCCCTAGAATGTGTTACATTTGAATGAAGTCATTAACCTTTGCTTCTACAAGCAGCTGCTAAGCCCTAAAGAAGCAAATGACACTGAAATTAGTAGGCTCCTTGAAGCACTGAGCACTGACACTAATTCAAGTAATTAGAGGTAAGTAGATCTTTCTCTCTCACCTCTAAAGATCCCCATCAGTTCAGGTGATGGTACTTATAGAAGCATTTAAGAGTGTTCTGTTCCTCATATGAGGAAAGGGGAAATTTTATAAATCAGTAAGGAGATCCAGTGGAATTAGGTACTATGTGAACAAAGCTCAGACATCTTCAAGGGAAGATTTtcaacttcagaaaaaaaaaaaaaaaggtgtatggGGCAGGGAGGTTAGGGAATCCCAAAAGTATACAGAAAGAaccataaactgaaaaaaaaaaaagcaacaggctAATGCTATCCTTTGGCAAATAGATGAAGTTCTATTGCTTAGAAAAAGCATGGTATATTTAAGCATAAATATTAAATGCTTCTGACTTTTGATGTCATCTTCTATTATAAAGAGttgaagaatgaaaataaaatgccttttgcCATTCGTATTAAACAATGGAAACATAAGTCTTGGTGATTGGGAATggttaagaaagaaaacaaaatatttaggaCCACTTAACCTAGTGTTTAAAGTATAGTCAAAATGTCTGTTGTGACAATCTAGAGTAAAATCCACCAAGGACAGGTTAGAGTTTCAGCTTCTGATAGACTGaagaatttctccttttataaatGCTTCAATGGTTCACTATATCAGAGAACCAAAGTGGTTAGGAAAAAAGCTAGATAAGTAACAAGTAAAATTCCCCCTGAGTATACTGGGTGAAATCAAATTCAGTGTAATCTGGCACTTGCTCTACTGATTTCCCTTGTTGATATCTGAGCCAGACCATTTTATTCCTACAAAAAAGTCTGTAATGTTTAGGCAGAGACATTAATTCAGTTAGTCTCCAGAGGAAAAATGAACTTTGAATTGTGATATGAATGTTTAgtgtgttaaaaagaaaaagctttgacaCAGTATTGTATAAGACAATGATCTCAAGCTGAAAAATGTAGACTAGCATTCTGGATCAGCTTTTAATTCACTGATTGTAAGAATGTTCTTATATATCTCATTCCTTCTTTTGTACACAAAGCATACAATTCCCCATTCTCTGTGTTTCCAGGAGAATAGGTGAGATGTTTATacttttagtaaaatatttagaatgcTATGATATTTTACTATCCATATGCATGAGCATGTATGAAAAACCTCATACATatagaaaagaattcagaataatcaaaATATGTTCTCTCCAATTTCTCATAAATTTAAGAGTGCAATCTAAattccccatttaaaaaatcagaatatagtatatttaattttttaaaatactgcttacatttggaaaaaaaacaacaaaaataaggtACCTAGAATAAAAATGAGCAAACCCTTTGTGGAGAACATTATAAATGTTATTGAAGCTCATTAGAGAAGTATATCTGTCCATTAATTTACGTCTTCTCTAATGAGCTTCAATAACATTTATTGGTCAGTTTGGGGACATCTTTATAATACTGATCTATAAATTGTATAAACTGTAAATTTCAATCACAGTCCCAACAGGGATTTTCTAATACTTGATAAACTGATTCTGAAATGTGGGCGTAAAGGGCCAAAAATAACCAGGACCCTTCTGATGAACAAACTGAGGGAACTTATAAAGGTCTGTAATTAAGAGTATGTGATATTTCTACAGGGGTAGATAAACCAACAGAATCAAGTAGAGAGTCATACAAATATGGACAGAGATGACATTGCAGACACAATGCAGAGTTGAGGcaatgaatacatatatgtatacatttacataatatatatgtacatgtatattcatatatattcatatacatatacatgtatgtataaaaaGAAATTGGATCCCTAATTGCACCATAAACAAAATccgatttcttctttttttttcactctttttaaattgaggtatagcttgatttacaattttgcattagtttcagatgtacaacatagtgattcaatatttttatttttatacattatattccatttaaaattattataaaataatggctatatttccctgtgctgtacagtatgtccttgtgcttatttatttcatgcatagtagtttgtatctctaaATCTCATACCCCTATCGTACCcctacccccttccctctccccactgttctctatatctgtgagtctgtttctgttttgttatattcatttgttggttttattttttagattccaaatataagtgacaACATATAGTATTCATCTTCCTCTGTTTggtttatttcactaaacataatatcctctaggtccatccatgttgttgcaaatggcaaaattttattcttttatatggctgagtaatattccattgtatatatatgacacatcttctttatcca includes these proteins:
- the TSEN15 gene encoding tRNA-splicing endonuclease subunit Sen15; this encodes MEESGESQPTAGCSDVRSSGDRGGGAPSWAPEDAWMGTHPKYLEMMELDIGDATQVYIAFLVYLDLMESKSWHEVNCVGLPDLQLICLLGTEIEGEGLQTVVPTPVSASLSHNRIRDILKASRKLQGDPDLPMSFTLAIVESDSTIVYYKLTDGFMLPDPQNISLRR